TGGCTACGGCGCGTTCACGGTATCCAGGAGGCTGGTCCCGCAGGCGCGCGACTACGTCCTCAACCAGGAGCGGCACCACCGCGACGGCACCCTCGTCCCCGCCGCCGAGCCCGGCTGAGCACAATCGCAGACACGGATGCCGGATCCGCGCACGACACCCCCTCCCACACGACAGCCGGTAGTCCGCGAAGGCGGACTTCGTGTGGTTGTTGCAGCGAATTCATTCGCCCGATCCCCCGGCACCCGCGCCGATCCCGGTCCGAATCCACCACCGCCCGGCCGTCCTTCTCCCCTAATTCTCGAGCACCGTCGCGAAGGCGATGGCGAAGGGGCAGATGCCCGTCGCGACCGTGCGCTCCAGGGTGCCCGAGGGGGTGAGCCGGTGCGCGGCGCCCGCGGTGCGGCAGTCGCCGGGGTTGGTCGTGTGCAGCTTGCCGTTGGCGTCGAACGCCACCGCCGACACCGGGGGCGAGCCGCCGGGGACCAGCGGGTTGTTCAGCCCGCGGACGAACGTCCGCGTGTCGGGGTCCCACACCAGGACGCCGGTGCCGTAGACGCCCACGTACAGGTTCCCGTCCGGCCCCACCGCCAGCGAGCCCGGGAACTCGCCGAAGCCCGTCACCAGCCGCTCCTCGCGCAGCGTGGCCAGATCCACCACCGAGAGCGAGCCGTCGCCCTGCCCGAAGCGTCCGGAGTTCAGCACGTACAGCCGGTTGCCGCGGATCACCGCCGCGGAGGGGTTGAGGCCCGTGAGCGGCGCCGTGCCCACCACCTGGAACTGGCTGGTCAGCACCGTCACGCTCCCCGGCCCCGCGGGCGAGAAGTTCACCAGGTTGGCGTTGACCACGTAGACGCGGCTCCCGTCCGACGCCACCGCCTGCGGGTACGTCCCCACCGCCACCTCGGGGCTCGCCGTGCCGGCGACGACGTCGATCGGCGAGACGGTGTTGCGGTTCGGGTTCGCCACCACGGCGATGCGGTCGGTCACGAACGCCGCGCCCGTGGCGCCGGAGTTGGCCGGGAGCGGTACCTGGCGCAGCACCGCGCCGACCCCCAGGTCCACCACCGCCGCGAACGGGTAGACGCCCATCGGCACCACGGCCACGGAGCCGCGCGCCGCCAGCCCCACGGGCGAGCCCTGCGGCCCCAGGCCGATGGTGCGCACGCTCGCCGGCGCCGGTCCCTCGGCGGGGAAGATGGTCAGCGAGTTCTCCACGCTGTTGAGCACCACCTCCAGGTAGCCGGGGTCCGGGGTGTTGTCCACCGGGTTGTCGCAGGCGGCGGAGAGCGCGAGCGCCGGGACGGCGAGCAGTCCGGCGAGGCGGCGGCGGAGGCTTCTGGCGATCTTCATCTTCTTCCCGGTCGTTTCAGGGAGTGGGGAGGTCCGCGCGGCGGACGCGCAGGTCCAGGCGGAGCCGGCGCCCGGGCTCGGGGAAGCCGGCGATCAGCGACGAGGTCTCGTCGAAGAGGCGGTCGACGTGCAGCGCGGCTTCGGCGGCCCAGCGGCCGATCCGCCACTCGCGCGCGAGGTCCAGGTCCACGCTCCAGAAGCCGGGGAGCGCGTTGACGCGGGCGGCCGCGGGGTAGCGGAGCCCCGTGTAGCGCGCGGCCGCGCCCGCCCGCCACGCGCCGGGCGACCACTCGGCGGAGAAGAAGCCGAAGTGGCGCGGCCGGTAGGCGAGTTGCACCGCCTCGCCCGCCCCGGTGGAGTCGTAGACGATGCGGGCGGCCGACCACGAGCCCACCAGCCGCAGGTCCGCGGCGGGGAGGGCCGCCTCGGCGCGCGCGTCGAGGCCGCGGCGGTCCACGTCCACGTTGCGCGGGCTCCAGCGGAAGGCGAAGTCGGGGAGCCAGACGATCATCCCCCGCACGTCCCCCGTGTACGCGGCGACGGACGCCGTCAGGTCGAGGCCGCGGAGCGACGGCGACCAGGAGGCGCCCAGCTCCCACTCGCCGGGGACGCGCTCGGGGCCGAGGTCGGGGTTGGGGCGCACGCCCACCCCCTCGCGGAAGAACTGGTCGCCGAGGGAGGGCGGGCTGTAGCTGCTGCGGTTGGCGAGCTGGAGCCGGAGCGCGCCGGCGCCCGCGCCGAGCGTCAGCGACCGGCTGAGGTACCAGTCGTCCGTCACCCCGTCGCGGTCGATGCGCCCCTCGGCGGAGAAGGTCACGTCCGCCGCGCCGGCGGTCCGCCCCGCCAGCAGGTGGACGAAGGCGCCGAAGTCGCGGCGGGTGCGCGGGGCCTGTCCGCCGAGCGCGCCGGCGTCCACCCGCTGCAGCGAGCCCTCGACACCGCCGCCGAGGCCGCGCAGCCACCCGTCTCCCGCGGGCGCGTGGTCCGCATCCAGGCGCGCGGTGAGCGAGCGGACGCGGGTGGTGTCGTCGTACGCCAGGCCGAACGGCGGCTGGGGGTCGGCGTAGCGCACGCGCTGCACGGCGCCGGTCACGAGCGCGCCGAGAGACGAGCTCCCGGCCGCGCGCCGCCAGCCGAGCGAGCCGCGCCCGCGCCCCATCTCCTGCCGCGCGTGCGGCGACGGCGTATGCCCCATCCCCGGCAGCCCGCGCTCCAGCGCGTCCCACCCGCCGCGCGCGCGCAGCTCGCCCCCGCCGGTCCGGGCCGACAGCGCGCCGAACGCGCTCCACTCCCCCAGGTCCGCGTTCTCGCGCCGGACCACGGTGGGGTCGTTGACGTCGCGCGGGTGGTCGAACTCGCCGCCCACGCGCCGCAGGTGCCCGCCCGCGCTCCAGCCGAGCCCGCCCGTGCGCGCGCCGACGTCCAGGCGCCCGGCCCACTCGCCCAGCGTCCCCGCCGAGACCTCGGCCGACTGCCGCGCGCCGGCCGCGCGCGTCTCGATCAGCACCACGCCGGCCTGGGCGCGGGGGCCGTAGCGCGCGGCGCGGGCGCCGGGGAGCACGGCCAGGCTCTCGATCGACCCCGCGGGGACGGCGCTCAGGTCGGCCTCGCCGCTCACCGGGTCGTTGAGCGGCGCGCCGTCCACCAGCACCAGCACCGCGTCCGGCGCGCTCCCGCGGATGCTGATCGTCCGCGCCCCCGTCGGCCCCGCCTCCCGCACGACGACGCCCGGCGCGCGCTCCGCCACCTCGGCCGCCGTCCGCGCCCCCGACGCCTCGATCTCCGCCCGCGTGAAGCGCGTCCCCTCCGCCGTCTCCCGCGCGGCGGAGACGCGCAAGGGGTCGAGGGCGACGGGGAGCGGGTGCAGCGCGACGTCCAGCCGCGCCGTCCGCCCGTTCTCGACCTCGATCCCCACTTCCCGGCCCGCGTAGCCCGCCCGGCGGACCAGGACGCGCCAGGCGCCGGGCTCCAGGCCGCGGATACGGAAGGCGCCGGAGCCGTCCGTGCGCGCCGCCTGCCCCGTCGCCGGCAGCTCGACGGAAGCCGCCTCCACGGGCGCGCCGGTCGCCGCGTCGCGCACGGTGCCCGCCAGCTCGCCGGGGAACTGCGCTGCGGCGGGGATCGGCGTCGTCGCGACGAGCGCCATCGTCAGCAGGAGGAGGAGGCCGCTACGCCGCATGGGAGTCCTCCCGGAAGTGCTCCATCCCCGCGCACGCCTCGCCGGAGAGGGGGACCACCTGCGGCGCGCCCTCGTCCGGCCCCGGCCCGGGGTGGGGGACCACGCGCACGGGCCAGCCGTAGACGCGCTCCACCGTCTCGCGCGTGAGCACCTCGGCCGGTGAGCCCTGCGCGGCGACGCGGCCGCGGTCCATCAGCACCAGGCGGCCGGCGTAGCGCGCGGCCAGGTTCAGGTTGTGGGTGACCAGGAGGACGGTGGTGCCCGCGCGCGCCAGGTCGCGCAGCAGCTCGAACATCGCCATCTCGTGGCTCACGTCGAGCGCGGCCGTGGGCTCGTCGAGCGCCAGCGCCGCCGGCTCCTGCGCCAGCGCCCGCGCCAGCCGCGCCCGCTGCTTCTCGCCGCCCGAGAGCGTCGACAGGGGACGCCCGGCGAAGGCCAGCACGTCGCAGCGGCGCATCGCGCGCTCCACCGCCTGCCGGTCCGTGTCGCGCTCGCGGCGCCAGGGGCCCAGGTGCGGGTAGCGCCCCATCGCTACCAGCTCGCGCACCGTCACCGGGAACACCGTCTCCTCCCCCTGCGGCACCACGCCCACCGCGCGCGCCATCTCCTCGCGCCCCCACTCGCCCACCGGCCGGTCCTGGAAGACGACGCTCCCAGAGTCCGGCCGCAGCACGCCCAGCAGCAGCCGGAGCAGCGTCGACTTCCCCGAGCCGTTCGGCCCCAGCACGGCCGTGCACGCGCCCGCCGGCACCTCCAGCGTCACCCCGTCCACCGCGGGGCGCGAGGCGCCGGGGTAGCCGTAGCGCGCGCCCTGGCAGCTCCACCCGCTCAACTCGTCCTCCGGCGCAGCAGGTAGACGAAGAACGGCACGCCCACGAACGCCGTCACCACCCCTACCGGCAGCTCCGTCGGCGCGGCGACGGTGCGGGCGAGCGCGTCGGCCAGCACCAGGAAGGCGGCGCCCAGCAGGAGCGAGGCGGGGAGCAGGAAGCGGTGGCCGCCGCCCCACAGCATGCGCACGACGTGGGGGACCACGAGCCCCACGAAGCCGATCACCCCGCTCACCGCCACCGACGCCGCGGTGAGCAGCGACGCCGTCCCGTACGCCAGCAGCTTGGTGCGCTCGACGCGCGTCCCGAGGTACGCCGCGGTTTCTTCCCCGACGGCGAGCAGGTCGAGCGGGCGGGCGAGGGTGAAGAGGACGACGACGGCGGGGACGAACGCGGCGGCCAGGACGCCGATCGAGCGCCAGGTGGCCCCCGACAGGCTCCCCATGATCCAGAACATCGCCGAGCGGAAGGCGTCGGCCTCGGCGAAAGTGAGGGCGAGGAGGATGCAGGCGTTGAAGAAGGCGCCGGCGACGACGCCCGCCAGCAGCAGGATGCGCGTGTCGAGCGTGCGGCCGACGGAAGCGGCGATGCGGAAGACGAGGACGACGGCGAGCACCGCGCCCAGGAAGGCGAAGAGCGCCACCACGCCGCCCGAGGCGAGCGACCCGGTGAGCACGATCGCCGCCACCGCGCCCACCGCAGCCCCGCCCGAGACGCCCATGATGTACGGCTCGGCCAGCGGGTTCCGGACCAGCGCCTGGAAGGTGGCGCCGCTCGCGGAGAGGCTCCCGCCCACCAGCGCCGCCAGCACCGCGCGCGGGAGGCGCAAGCCGCGGACGATGGCCACGGTGGCCGGGTCGCCCGCGCCGCGCACGCCGTCGACCACCTCGCGCACGGAGAGCGGCACCGCGCCGACCCGGACTCCGACCAGGAGCGCGAGCGCGGCCGCGGCGGCCAGCAGCAGCAGGCGGAGCGCGGGCCTCATCGCGGCGCCGCTTCCGGGTGCAGGGCGTCGCGCAGCGCCCGCGCCGCCTCGCCGATGCGCGGGCCCGGGCGGTTGACCACGCGGTCGGGGATCGTCACCGCCCGGCCCTCACTGAACGCCCGCAGCTCGCGCCACCCGGGCGTACGGCGCAGCTCCGCCACCCGCGCGCCGCCCGCGCCCGCGTCGGGGACCACCAGGAAGTCCGGCTGGCGGCGCACCAGCTCCTCCAGCGACACGTTCGGCCAGAGCGCCGTCGCGTCGGGGAACGCCGGGCTCCCGCCGGCCGTCTCGATCAGCTGGGTGATGAAGGTCTTCGGCCCGGCGGTGGTCGGCGGGTCGTACCAGGCCACGTAGAACACCGTCGGGCGCGGCCGGCCCTCGACCGAGCGGCGCACGGCCTCCAGCTCGCCGCGCAGGGAGGCGGAGACCGAGTCGGCCGCGCGCTCCAGCCCGGTGAGCCGCCCCAGGTTGCGGATGGCGCGGAAGACGTCGGTGGTGTCCTCCGTCTTCACCGCGAACACGGGGATCCCCACCCCGGTGAGGCGGTCGCGCAGCGCGGCCGGGCCCTCCGTCTCCCACCCGATCACCAGGTCCGGCCGCAGCGAGACGATGGTCTCCACGCTGGGGGTGAGCCCCCCGCCCACGGAGGGGAGCGAGTCGATCCCCATTCCC
This window of the Longimicrobium sp. genome carries:
- a CDS encoding TonB-dependent receptor, with the protein product MRRSGLLLLLTMALVATTPIPAAAQFPGELAGTVRDAATGAPVEAASVELPATGQAARTDGSGAFRIRGLEPGAWRVLVRRAGYAGREVGIEVENGRTARLDVALHPLPVALDPLRVSAARETAEGTRFTRAEIEASGARTAAEVAERAPGVVVREAGPTGARTISIRGSAPDAVLVLVDGAPLNDPVSGEADLSAVPAGSIESLAVLPGARAARYGPRAQAGVVLIETRAAGARQSAEVSAGTLGEWAGRLDVGARTGGLGWSAGGHLRRVGGEFDHPRDVNDPTVVRRENADLGEWSAFGALSARTGGGELRARGGWDALERGLPGMGHTPSPHARQEMGRGRGSLGWRRAAGSSSLGALVTGAVQRVRYADPQPPFGLAYDDTTRVRSLTARLDADHAPAGDGWLRGLGGGVEGSLQRVDAGALGGQAPRTRRDFGAFVHLLAGRTAGAADVTFSAEGRIDRDGVTDDWYLSRSLTLGAGAGALRLQLANRSSYSPPSLGDQFFREGVGVRPNPDLGPERVPGEWELGASWSPSLRGLDLTASVAAYTGDVRGMIVWLPDFAFRWSPRNVDVDRRGLDARAEAALPAADLRLVGSWSAARIVYDSTGAGEAVQLAYRPRHFGFFSAEWSPGAWRAGAAARYTGLRYPAAARVNALPGFWSVDLDLAREWRIGRWAAEAALHVDRLFDETSSLIAGFPEPGRRLRLDLRVRRADLPTP
- a CDS encoding ABC transporter ATP-binding protein — protein: MSGWSCQGARYGYPGASRPAVDGVTLEVPAGACTAVLGPNGSGKSTLLRLLLGVLRPDSGSVVFQDRPVGEWGREEMARAVGVVPQGEETVFPVTVRELVAMGRYPHLGPWRRERDTDRQAVERAMRRCDVLAFAGRPLSTLSGGEKQRARLARALAQEPAALALDEPTAALDVSHEMAMFELLRDLARAGTTVLLVTHNLNLAARYAGRLVLMDRGRVAAQGSPAEVLTRETVERVYGWPVRVVPHPGPGPDEGAPQVVPLSGEACAGMEHFREDSHAA
- a CDS encoding iron ABC transporter permease codes for the protein MRPALRLLLLAAAAALALLVGVRVGAVPLSVREVVDGVRGAGDPATVAIVRGLRLPRAVLAALVGGSLSASGATFQALVRNPLAEPYIMGVSGGAAVGAVAAIVLTGSLASGGVVALFAFLGAVLAVVLVFRIAASVGRTLDTRILLLAGVVAGAFFNACILLALTFAEADAFRSAMFWIMGSLSGATWRSIGVLAAAFVPAVVVLFTLARPLDLLAVGEETAAYLGTRVERTKLLAYGTASLLTAASVAVSGVIGFVGLVVPHVVRMLWGGGHRFLLPASLLLGAAFLVLADALARTVAAPTELPVGVVTAFVGVPFFVYLLRRRTS
- a CDS encoding helical backbone metal receptor, with amino-acid sequence MPPWSHLRRPAHAAAFLAAAVLALASCSDDRQRPAAESAAEGAVSVVDDAGRTVTLPRPARRIVALMPSATETLLALGARDRLAGRTDFDAGMGIDSLPSVGGGLTPSVETIVSLRPDLVIGWETEGPAALRDRLTGVGIPVFAVKTEDTTDVFRAIRNLGRLTGLERAADSVSASLRGELEAVRRSVEGRPRPTVFYVAWYDPPTTAGPKTFITQLIETAGGSPAFPDATALWPNVSLEELVRRQPDFLVVPDAGAGGARVAELRRTPGWRELRAFSEGRAVTIPDRVVNRPGPRIGEAARALRDALHPEAAPR